A region of the Zootoca vivipara chromosome 3, rZooViv1.1, whole genome shotgun sequence genome:
CTATAGATCACAATAATATTCGCTCCCTGACCCTCAGGTCTGCCCTGATGCTGCTCCAAACACTCAGGTGGACACAGCTGGGTAAAACCAACCACACCTTGCTCAGCCACCCAGGTATCAGTAATATAGACCAGATCAGCCTCCTCATCCCGAATAGGTTGAGAAAGGTCTTATTTCGAGCCAACCTGACATTCAGAAACAGCAGCCGTGGACCCAAGGGATGGCTAACAGGACGACTGCAATGCCTCAGGTTGGAGGACAGGCTGGCACACAGCACAGTCACTAACTGCCTGGGCCGTGTGACCCTTCCCCAGCCTGCCCCACCTCCCATACCATACCTCCCCCCCTACCCTGAAACATTGtgattgcacccccccccctgctctccccaATTATAACAATTCTTCTTGGACTGCTTAATTCTGAAGTAATCAAAGCCGATCTTCAACTGATGGCGACCCTCCTCTAAATCAATGCAAATTTCTAGAGTTTCAAATCGCTTACCAGAATGCAAGCATGAAAGCTTATGCCCTGCTTTCCAGTCCTTAACTTGATGGTCTTTGCTACAGTAATGAGCCTTGTGGCATTTGGAGCATGTTTTGCTTCCCAAACACCCACAGACTCGGCATAGCTTTGTTCCACATTTTAGCTGTAGATTTGCACAAATCGGCTCTTCGTGGGGTGGCTCTTCCCGGGGTGGATCATAAGAGTAAGTGTCATTCTTCCTTGGTAATTGATTCCTAAAAACttgaaaatagaaataaattattaactATTTGAAAGCAACAGTATGGATATATACTGTACTTTTTGTTTGCTCTCTCTGACCTGGCTATGTCAGAAACTATACAAGTTGCTACACTTCTCCTTAATCTTTACCGGAGGAGAGACCTCTTATTCCAGAATCCAGAGGATCCAAAGCTCCTTAGGGGAGGGAGAGATCCACtaattttgtaatatttattttgcagcattttagtgtggtaTAACAGCATGCACAGCATGTATATAATCTCTGAGAAAATTCACTTCTCAGTAGTGTCAAACTAAATTGGCATATGCTCCAATTCTACTTTAACAATACTGTACCACACATTTCAGTTGGAATACAAATGGAAAAATCTCTGGCCACCATCTGAGGTAAGACTCACACTGCTAATGTTTTCTTAAATCAGTTATTGATGCTTTAATTGCTCCGTTCAACAGACCAGTTTTGCCATGTAAGCATCAAAAGAAAGGCAAACATTGTCAGTTTAGGATCTAAGAGGTTGATTGATGTCTCGGATTTTAAAAGGGCTGTTCTTGTCAATGTCAAAGCCAGCCAAGACGTACTCAATAATACCTCCCTTTCCTTAGCTCCACTTcaccagttttttttattttgacatttaaTTCAAACATGGCAATTTATGGTGCTCTGAGATGCTCTCTAATGCATCTACAAGGGCAGCACTGTCAGGAAAGGGAAGAAACATTCCCATCTGATATATAACTGCTGACATGGGTTCTTGGTGAAAAAAGATCCTGATTCCCTTTATTTTGAAGAAAACTCTACCATATGACATACAGTACACTGTATCCGCTCATCATTTCTATGTAATCTTGCAGTTGGTTATTCACACAAAGGTACTACAGATTTTAGTGGAGCCAACATGACATGTTCCCAAGCACAAGATTGAAGCCActgacaagtccccccccccaaaaaaaagaaattttcgAATTCTATTATAAACTTATGAGCtggcctttattattatttttggaccTCCAGTTTTAGAACTCCTTCACAGCATTCTACCGGTATTTAAGTAAGTTGTATTATGCCTATTTATTGAACTTTACCtgtgcttttttctttgttttaaacaCTTATTTTGATCTATTgattgttttatgttgtgtagaCTGCCTTGTGAACATATGTGGTGAATAGCCGTCTATAACTAGTAGAAATAAAGAAAGTTAGATTTTTAGCTGTGCACCTAAGatacatttgcatttatttagtggaaatatttacaccccacctctTTACCAGATGTGCAAACCTGTAAGGATACACCTGACAAAAATGAATCGGGGTGCACAGGTTGTGAGCCAATGCAGATGTTACCACACATCTGCATCGTGACAAGTGGTAGGACTAAAGATGCCTTAAATAAGCAAAGATAAGCAAACTCCTACACAGGGAGCTCAGTAGCAGGGAGCTGGGCAAagaaagctgcatttttatttgaaatgggCTGTACAGTATCTGCTTCCCCCATGTTCGacccccatcatctccaggtaaaggTAGGGAAGAaggtccctgtctgaaacctagGGGAGCCACTGCCACCACCTGTATATGATACAGTGATTTGCCTTTGGCTAGGGCCGTgattcccaatgtggggcacacgccccatAGAGGGGGCAATttcatttttaaggggggcaattcgagaatgagttattaacagtgaatggccttttaagcTTCCTTCCCGTGAATAGGAGTtaactttttgaataataagaattagatgtcgcggggagggggggggagaatcaggatttcagagatgcttaggtggggcatggcccaaaaaaggttgggaaccactgggctaggGCAACATTCTGTCTTCCTCAATGGAAGGGCCCAAATTTTAATAGGCACAAACAAAACAGCCCAGGGATAGGGAAACAGCCGGTCCATCCAATAACTCCTATCACCCCtaaccactagccatgctggccggggctgctGACAACCGCAGGTTCCCCAGTCGGGCCTTGAGGGCATCAGCTGCAATTCTAACTTGCCCCGCTGCGTTTAAGGCGGGGGGCGGCGGGATTTAGGACTGTTCCAGCATCTGCCTCATGCATGCCTTTAGGCCCACAGCAGACCGGACAAAGGGCCCTTCAGACGACACGAGGCCCTGCGCTCCTCACCTCTCAGGCTGCCCGGGGAGGGGCCGGCGAGGCGGTAGCAGGCGGGCCGGCGGCAGCCGAAGAGGAAGACGCTCCTGTGGAAAGCGTCGGGCCGGCCCTGCCGAGGCGCGtagagctgcagcaggaaggcGAGCGGCTCCCCGCACGCGCCGCACTGCAGCTCGGCGGGGCCCGGCAAGCCCGCCTCCCCCAGCCACGCCGGCCTGCCGCCCACTTTGCAAGGGAAATGTTTGCTGCGCAGCCGCcaggccgccgcctcctccgcgaAGCCCAGCTCGACCCGCCGCGAGGCCATGTCTCCTTCCCGGCCGAGCTCGAATGAAGGAGGCCGAGGCGGTGGAAGCCCGCGGCCGTGGAGTCCGCCTGGCGAGGGGAAACAACAGCGCCTCCGTTGGAGAGCAGAGGCACCTGCGGGGGTTTGGGTGGAGAGAGACGGTTCTTTCCCAAAAaggcgcctccctccctccccgcaggATAGGAGATCGCAAAGTCCTTGTTTAGAGAGGCGGGCAGCGGGGTGGTTTACTTCCCAATTGGGGCCAGATTCAGAAGATCCTCCTGTGGTGACAAAGAAGTGAGGTGGCTTCAATCCCCACCGCCTGAAAATAAAGGGGTCAGAATCCTAGCTGGAGTACAAGCGAACCGAATTCCTGCCCCCTTCCACACCCAGAACAAACACGAGCTGGCTCTGAGCTTGCCTGGTTTTTACTCCGAATCCTAATACTGAATCggtttttgggtttttaaaattaatgccAGGGGGGACTCTCCCCGCCCCTCAAGGCCCTCATGGGCAACTTTCTGAGAGCCACATGCCAGTTGTGGGCAAGGCAAAAAACAACGCGTGTGGGCAGCCTGAGGCAAACGTGAAGGGAGCTATGGACGCAACTTTGTAGGGTGGGTTGTGTTGCAGATGACACACACACCATactccatccaggaaagcaagaagcaTTGCCATTGGTCAGGGACACACTTCAGCCAGATAAAAGcattcaaggagggtgcagagcatgGGCAGTGTGACCTAGCTGGGTAGGGGTGAGA
Encoded here:
- the PDCD2 gene encoding programmed cell death protein 2 isoform X2, encoding MASRRVELGFAEEAAAWRLRSKHFPCKVGGRPAWLGEAGLPGPAELQCGACGEPLAFLLQLYAPRQGRPDAFHRSVFLFGCRRPACYRLAGPSPGSLRVFRNQLPRKNDTYSYDPPREEPPHEEPICANLQLKCGTKLCRVCGCLGSKTCSKCHKAHYCSKDHQVKDWKAGHKLSCLHSDEAPDSLDETSLEAMAKHETQDDKIFQKFKEKISSEPEQIIRYCRDGEGPLWISAENIPQETDIPNCLCGSKRVFEFQIMPQLLNHLKVDSLGESIDWGTLAIYTCADSCNRGNHYTEEFVWKQDISSTI